From Psychroflexus torquis ATCC 700755, the proteins below share one genomic window:
- the tenA gene encoding thiaminase II, translating to MNYKWFLKTVDLVHPLMNQIKNHAFIKELSEGTLSAEQFHFYMYQDSFYLSIYGKVLGNIATQLKDPYHSLDYMSFANGTIEVEKDLHKEFITQLKGFKAPEKSPTCSLYTGFLTEVYQYDSIEVSLSAVLPCFWIYKEVGDYLLSIANTNNNPYQKWIDTYGGEDFSKSVDRAIEITEYYAQNTTPKVREEMTQAFLKTAQLEWMFWDSAYRKEKWPV from the coding sequence ATGAATTATAAATGGTTTTTGAAAACAGTTGATTTAGTACATCCATTAATGAACCAAATTAAAAATCATGCGTTCATTAAAGAGTTAAGTGAAGGAACTTTAAGTGCTGAACAATTTCATTTTTATATGTACCAAGATTCTTTTTATCTATCTATTTATGGGAAGGTATTAGGTAATATTGCTACCCAATTAAAAGATCCTTATCATTCGTTGGACTATATGAGTTTTGCGAATGGAACTATTGAAGTTGAAAAAGATTTGCACAAAGAATTTATAACTCAATTGAAAGGATTTAAGGCACCAGAGAAATCTCCAACTTGTAGCTTGTATACTGGTTTTCTTACTGAAGTTTATCAGTACGATTCTATAGAAGTGAGCTTATCTGCTGTTTTGCCTTGTTTCTGGATTTATAAAGAAGTCGGGGATTATTTGCTGTCAATTGCCAACACAAATAATAATCCTTACCAAAAGTGGATAGATACCTATGGAGGTGAGGATTTTTCAAAGTCTGTTGATCGCGCTATTGAAATTACAGAGTATTATGCTCAAAATACCACGCCCAAAGTAAGAGAAGAAATGACACAAGCTTTTCTAAAGACTGCACAACTGGAATGGATGTTTTGGGATAGTGCTTATCGCAAGGAAAAATGGCCAGTCTGA
- the thiD gene encoding bifunctional hydroxymethylpyrimidine kinase/phosphomethylpyrimidine kinase, with the protein MKTYPKLLIIAGSDSGGGAGIQADIKSAGACGAYSATIITAITAQNTLGVNAIEGVSPQMIANQLTAVMDDIGADALKIGMLHSKEVIEEVAKHLQHYKAKHIVLDPVMVATSGDPLLQEDAIQALMHQIIPQAEVITPNVPEMELLLGETIKNTTEFSDYARALAEKFKVSVLLKAGHLKGDKSVDILFNVKTKQITKLSSPRITTKNTHGTGCSLSSALASYLAQGFSLEDASQKAKTFIYQAIKAGGDYKLGKGSGPIHHFYKLGD; encoded by the coding sequence ATGAAAACGTACCCAAAGCTTTTAATCATAGCAGGAAGTGACTCTGGTGGTGGAGCAGGCATACAAGCTGATATTAAGTCGGCTGGAGCTTGCGGAGCTTATTCTGCAACCATAATTACTGCTATTACAGCCCAGAACACCCTTGGTGTAAACGCTATTGAAGGTGTTTCTCCTCAGATGATAGCCAACCAATTGACAGCGGTGATGGATGATATTGGAGCAGACGCCTTAAAAATAGGGATGCTTCATTCTAAAGAGGTTATCGAAGAAGTTGCAAAACATCTTCAACATTATAAAGCAAAACATATCGTTTTAGATCCTGTTATGGTAGCTACTTCTGGTGATCCTTTGCTTCAGGAAGATGCCATACAGGCCTTGATGCATCAAATAATACCCCAGGCAGAAGTAATCACACCTAATGTGCCCGAAATGGAGCTTCTCCTAGGTGAAACTATTAAAAATACTACGGAGTTTTCGGACTATGCAAGAGCTTTGGCCGAAAAGTTTAAGGTCTCTGTTTTACTTAAAGCTGGACACCTAAAAGGTGATAAATCTGTCGATATTTTATTCAATGTAAAAACAAAACAGATAACAAAATTGAGTTCACCAAGAATCACAACCAAAAATACACATGGTACAGGATGTAGTTTATCTTCTGCATTAGCAAGTTATTTGGCTCAAGGTTTTAGTTTAGAAGACGCTTCTCAAAAAGCAAAAACATTTATTTACCAAGCGATCAAAGCGGGTGGTGATTATAAATTAGGCAAAGGCTCAGGTCCAATTCATCATTTTTATAAGTTGGGAGACTAA
- a CDS encoding class I SAM-dependent methyltransferase, giving the protein MNKGQISNTLRQYRLLYPLDKLRYVLERNKNKKLNKKFKKDNPEILLPPDYLMYESFQIDYSKYYFGGKTTAEWIFKLLGKHINLSGGKILDWGCGPGRIIRHMPYISNDQSSFYGTDYNKESIQWCKKNIQKVNFNHNNLEAKLPYEDNTFDAIYGISIFTHLSKEMHFNWFNELKRVLKPGGVMLITTQGENFRPKLIEEERKKFDQGELIIKGNVKEGHRTYSAFHPDLFLELLFKEVNILDKIVISPKGKDYLPQDRWLLKKKALV; this is encoded by the coding sequence ATGAACAAAGGACAAATATCAAATACTCTTCGACAGTATAGACTTCTCTATCCTCTTGATAAATTGAGGTACGTATTAGAGAGAAATAAAAATAAAAAACTGAATAAAAAATTTAAAAAAGATAATCCGGAAATTTTACTGCCGCCTGATTACTTAATGTATGAATCTTTTCAAATTGATTACTCAAAATATTATTTTGGGGGTAAAACAACTGCTGAATGGATTTTTAAACTATTAGGAAAACACATAAACTTGTCTGGAGGAAAAATTTTAGATTGGGGGTGTGGTCCTGGAAGAATAATTAGGCATATGCCTTATATTTCTAATGACCAATCTAGTTTTTATGGAACAGATTATAATAAAGAATCTATACAATGGTGCAAAAAGAATATTCAGAAGGTGAACTTTAATCACAATAATTTGGAAGCAAAACTTCCTTATGAAGATAACACATTTGATGCCATTTATGGAATCTCAATTTTTACCCACCTTTCAAAAGAAATGCACTTTAACTGGTTTAATGAATTAAAAAGAGTCTTAAAACCAGGCGGGGTAATGCTTATAACAACTCAGGGAGAAAATTTCAGGCCAAAGCTGATAGAGGAAGAAAGGAAAAAATTCGACCAAGGAGAACTAATTATAAAAGGAAACGTAAAGGAAGGGCATAGAACATATTCTGCATTTCATCCAGACCTATTTTTAGAATTATTATTTAAAGAGGTCAACATACTTGATAAAATTGTGATTTCACCTAAAGGTAAAGACTATCTACCTCAAGATAGATGGCTATTGAAGAAGAAGGCTCTAGTTTAA
- a CDS encoding T9SS type A sorting domain-containing protein codes for MKKIALLLCLSCLYLGFSQSLPINFEEDITTENFVDFDGGTATVTINPMASGINTSNSVARIVRDGGAAFAGSKILLVDNLDFSVLTKISMKVYTDAPVGTTVKFKLEGSGPSADVNATTTVSSAWETLEWIFVGTANNLNELVFMFDFGNIGDGTSNSTFYFDDIEQVEGPLAPVPASLPIDFETGIVDTDFLSYSGATLSVITNPEMNGINTSSKVGQVVRDGGDFWAGSKVFFANNLDLSTLWQISMKVNTTAPVGTRIKLELQGPSGTTNLDYLTTVSGEWEIASWNFHGQSNEYDRIQFMFDFGNVGNGSATSTFLFDDVQQEIGPSILEPEPTSLPIDFENSVVTSDFTNFFGAIASVIPNPQINANNPSLNVGQFIRSGGDGFMRSKLALTDFIENMSTFGTISMKVYTDAPVGTLLKFKLESNVEDFGKEQDVFTTVSGEWATYTWDLSNGDNPIYNVLTLMLGYNGPNDASANATFLFDDIEQVSNTLSDGFDQLSNIKGELSSYPNPAKDQLTIRSENKIIETLYLFDILGHQIKALYPNSLNMNIDVSDLSSGVYIAKVMTLSGTGSIKLIIE; via the coding sequence ATGAAAAAAATCGCACTCCTTTTATGCCTTTCCTGTCTCTATCTGGGATTTTCTCAAAGCTTGCCAATTAATTTTGAAGAAGATATAACTACTGAAAACTTTGTCGATTTTGATGGAGGAACCGCTACTGTAACTATCAATCCAATGGCTTCAGGAATCAATACCAGCAACTCTGTAGCTCGAATAGTAAGGGATGGAGGTGCCGCTTTTGCGGGAAGTAAAATTTTATTAGTCGACAATCTTGATTTTTCTGTACTAACGAAAATTTCGATGAAAGTATACACTGATGCGCCTGTAGGAACTACGGTTAAGTTTAAGTTAGAAGGATCAGGACCATCGGCAGATGTAAATGCTACCACAACTGTTTCTAGTGCATGGGAAACTCTAGAATGGATCTTTGTTGGCACCGCTAACAACCTCAATGAACTTGTTTTTATGTTCGATTTTGGAAATATAGGTGACGGTACATCAAACTCAACCTTTTACTTTGACGATATCGAACAAGTCGAGGGACCATTAGCGCCAGTTCCAGCTTCTTTACCGATAGATTTTGAAACAGGAATCGTTGATACCGATTTTCTGAGCTATTCAGGAGCAACATTAAGCGTGATTACGAACCCTGAAATGAATGGCATCAACACTTCTAGTAAAGTAGGTCAAGTTGTTCGAGATGGAGGCGATTTTTGGGCTGGAAGTAAAGTGTTTTTTGCTAATAATCTAGACCTTTCTACATTATGGCAAATTTCTATGAAGGTGAATACAACAGCTCCAGTAGGCACAAGAATAAAATTAGAGCTTCAAGGGCCTTCTGGCACTACCAATTTAGATTATCTAACTACAGTTTCTGGAGAATGGGAGATTGCTAGCTGGAATTTTCACGGTCAGTCTAACGAATACGATAGAATACAATTTATGTTCGACTTTGGCAATGTTGGAAATGGTTCAGCCACCTCTACATTTTTGTTTGACGATGTACAACAAGAAATAGGTCCTTCTATACTAGAGCCTGAGCCAACCAGTCTACCCATTGATTTTGAGAACAGTGTCGTCACTTCAGACTTTACCAATTTTTTTGGTGCAATAGCATCTGTCATTCCGAATCCACAGATAAACGCAAACAACCCTAGTCTTAACGTTGGGCAATTTATTCGAAGTGGCGGTGATGGATTTATGCGGAGTAAGTTGGCCTTAACAGACTTTATTGAAAACATGTCTACTTTTGGAACTATCTCTATGAAAGTATATACCGATGCCCCTGTAGGCACTTTGTTGAAATTTAAGTTAGAAAGTAATGTAGAGGATTTCGGAAAAGAACAAGACGTCTTCACTACCGTATCGGGCGAATGGGCAACCTATACTTGGGACCTTTCAAACGGGGATAACCCAATTTATAATGTTCTGACATTGATGCTAGGCTATAATGGACCAAACGATGCCTCTGCTAATGCGACATTCTTATTTGATGATATTGAGCAAGTATCCAATACACTCAGCGATGGCTTTGATCAATTATCCAATATTAAGGGAGAATTGAGCAGTTATCCAAACCCAGCGAAAGACCAATTGACCATACGCTCAGAAAATAAAATCATCGAAACCCTATATCTGTTTGATATTCTTGGTCATCAGATTAAAGCTCTTTATCCAAACAGCCTAAATATGAATATTGATGTCTCCGATTTATCTAGTGGTGTCTATATTGCAAAAGTTATGACTCTTTCAGGAACAGGCAGTATAAAGTTAATCATCGAATAG
- a CDS encoding shikimate kinase, with amino-acid sequence MKLVLLGYMGVGKSTLGKLIAKTFNIPFIDLDNYIENKEQLSISQLFELKGEIYFRKVEAEALIEILSKNEDYVLSLGGGTPVYADNMKSIMEALDVTSVYVKLNLEELRDRLFQQKESRPVIAHLSSKSDFDDFLRKHLFERQQFYFMADHVLNVTGKTESVSLDELTSLLNQNT; translated from the coding sequence ATGAAGTTAGTTTTATTAGGATATATGGGGGTTGGAAAGTCAACTTTAGGTAAGCTTATTGCCAAAACATTCAATATCCCTTTTATAGATCTCGATAATTACATCGAAAATAAAGAGCAATTATCGATATCACAGCTTTTTGAACTCAAAGGTGAGATTTATTTTAGAAAGGTCGAGGCGGAAGCCTTAATCGAAATTCTCTCTAAAAATGAAGATTATGTTTTGTCTCTGGGTGGGGGTACTCCAGTTTATGCGGATAATATGAAGAGTATTATGGAGGCTCTAGATGTCACGTCAGTTTATGTAAAGTTAAATCTTGAAGAATTAAGAGATAGGCTTTTTCAACAAAAAGAATCAAGACCCGTGATAGCTCATTTAAGTTCAAAAAGTGATTTTGATGATTTTCTAAGAAAGCATTTGTTCGAACGCCAGCAGTTTTACTTTATGGCCGACCACGTTTTAAATGTGACAGGAAAGACTGAATCTGTAAGTTTGGATGAATTGACGTCTCTTTTAAATCAGAATACTTAA
- a CDS encoding phosphoribosyltransferase family protein — METSPTLILSDEDISIKIKRISLQILETCLEDKVIIIAGIYKNGALLAERISAQLKQLTDTEVVLATVTLDKKNPLHSVQVSIEPSLYKNKSVILVDDVLNTGSTLIFAAKHFLDVPLKQFKTAVLVDRNHKKYPIKADFKGISLSTSLNERVEVDFSSPSKAELI; from the coding sequence ATGGAAACAAGCCCAACCTTAATTTTATCTGATGAGGATATCTCCATTAAAATCAAACGAATTTCTCTTCAAATTTTAGAGACTTGCTTGGAGGATAAGGTAATTATTATCGCTGGCATTTATAAAAATGGCGCTTTACTTGCAGAGCGAATTTCAGCACAGCTAAAGCAATTAACAGATACCGAGGTAGTCTTAGCAACTGTCACTTTAGACAAAAAGAATCCATTACATTCTGTCCAAGTATCTATAGAGCCCTCTCTATATAAGAACAAAAGCGTTATCCTCGTCGATGATGTTCTAAATACGGGCTCAACACTCATTTTTGCTGCAAAACACTTTCTGGATGTGCCTTTAAAACAATTTAAAACTGCTGTATTGGTAGATAGAAACCATAAAAAATACCCGATCAAAGCAGATTTTAAGGGGATTTCGCTATCCACATCTCTCAATGAAAGGGTTGAAGTAGACTTTAGTTCTCCATCTAAAGCAGAACTGATTTAA
- a CDS encoding RNA-binding S4 domain-containing protein, with translation MRVDKYLWSVRYFKTRNIATSACKKGHVKIGGNSVKPSRNVFPTDKLEIRKNQINYKIEILDIPKSRVGAKLVAIYCTDITPKESLEKLELLKYSQDYYRKKGAGRPTKKDRRELDDLKEDTKDDIE, from the coding sequence ATGAGAGTTGATAAATATTTATGGTCTGTAAGGTATTTCAAAACAAGAAATATTGCAACAAGTGCTTGTAAAAAAGGCCATGTCAAAATAGGTGGGAATTCTGTAAAGCCCTCAAGAAATGTGTTTCCTACCGACAAGCTAGAAATAAGAAAAAATCAAATCAATTACAAAATAGAAATTCTAGACATTCCAAAGTCGAGAGTTGGAGCTAAGCTTGTTGCTATTTATTGTACTGATATTACTCCAAAAGAAAGTTTAGAAAAATTAGAATTACTCAAATATTCTCAAGACTATTATCGAAAAAAGGGTGCAGGAAGACCTACCAAGAAAGACCGTAGAGAGCTAGACGATTTAAAAGAAGACACTAAAGACGATATTGAATAA